TTAACAAATGCACGCAATGGCGCTATCACTTGTTCAATAAGGAGTAATTGATGTGAGAAATTTGCACCAATATAAGTTTTATGTTTAAGAACGATGATAGTTTTATACATTTTTTTTCTAGGCTGATTACTATCTTTTTTTATACATTTTTTGCTGATAATTATGATAGTCAATGCTGATAACATACTATAACAGGTGCTGATAACTTTCTTTTTCATTGTGTCATAACGTTTTGCTCACAAACAAAGAACGATAACTAATCTCATTCTCATTTCTGAAAATCCACATTACATTCTGGACGATAACTTACATGTTTCAGTGCTGATAACTTTTCATTACATGGTGTCTCGACACCGTTTTACACAATAAAATGGGTAAAATTGATAAGTAAAATCTCTAACTTGCATTTCAATGTCCATCTAACTTGCATTTCTCAGTGCGGGATGGGTGAGGTACATTTGCGTTTATCATGTTCTGTCGACCCGCAAACTCTACACTTCCTCTTTTTTTTGGCTTTGCAATGTCAAATGGGTGCTGGAATCTTTTCTCTCTTGGACTCCCTTTCGTAGTAGACTTTGGTGGGTCTAGTATCACTCTTGTGTTTGATGATTGGGATCCCTCGACATGTGAGCCCTGGAACTGGAAAATATTGCCAGACACATGCGTGACAGGAATGCTTCCTTGATGCGCTACTGGGACACCTTCAGTGGCACTAGTCCCTGGTGGTGAAGAAAACATTTGTGCTTCTTTTCCCTCATCTTTTTCCTTTCTtgctttctttagctgcctcttttTTAGTGCATCCATGTCGTCTTTGAAAGCATTAACATGTTTCCTTGCCAATGCCATCCCTTCATCAGTAGTGCAAGCGTCTTTTGCTTGTTCCTTGAAATCATTCAGAATAGATGTATATCTCATGATATTTTTTCCTTCCTCTGTCATACCCTTCTTAACTGTTGGCTGTTGGTAATCAGGCTGAACAAGATCCTCTTCTGGATCCCATGTCCACCTATCCAGGATATACCTCCTTGGTATCTCGTAGACTCCAATTTGTTCCATTACTCGTAGTGTGTGTGCGCATAATAGCCCATCGCGATCAAACTTGCAGCAAGTGCATGAGTATACCCCTTCATCCTTGTTCGCCTGCACATAGTAGTCCCTATCCCCATACTTTGGTAGTATGCCTCGGAGCGACCACATCCTGAAGGTTCCATCTTGCAAAGTGTCGCATCCATAAGCAGTCTTTAGCTTCATCTCTACCTGGAACTTGGAGAACAGATTTTGTGTGTATATCCCTCGCATCTGTAACTCGATTGGGTTCAACGAATACATGTCTGCCTCTTTGTAAATTGTGTCAACTTGCTCTTTCGCCACAGCCACCATTACTTTCTCCTGGATTGCAGTGTATTGAGTTGCGAATTCAATCAATGAGTTGTTGGGGTTCACGTACTTCTTGAGCACAACATTGAATCCCTCGCTCCTTGCAGTTGTCTGCAAGAATGGAAAGAAATGCTTCATGTAGTACACTGGGGCCCAACATTTCCTATTTTCCCACAGCCATTGAAAATGTTCGTTGTCGATCTGGCCATGTTCATCCATCATTGCCCACCATTTGTTTTCAAACTCTTCCTCTGTGATTCACAAAACATTAGACAATTACAACATCATACACAATCATTGGTAATTAAAGTATAAGTATGCTGGTAACTTTTCTTAGTTGTTAGATGGTAACTTTATTGAACAGTTTTTCCAGATCTGGTAACTTTCCTAAACCACAAGTTGGTATCAACATATGTGACTGCCCCTGGTAATATAGCCAACTACATCATGGTAACTTGTGTAGACCCACGCATGGTAACTTGTGCATCACATATATTTATATGGCTTCTCAAGTTTGTTGCATGGTAATTAAAATGGGTCAACAGATTAGGTACGTACCAGTCAAGCTGTTGTCGACATAGTCTTTGAACGCTCTGTTTAGTGGTTTATCATCAGCCATAAGTTTTCCAAGTTTCTCCTGCGCCTTCTTTATTATATGCCAGCGGCAATTTCTGTGTATTATGTTCAAGAAGACCTCGTCGATTGCACTCCTCATTGCAAAGTCCTGGTCTGTGATGATGTTTTTAGGGGCAACACCACCAATTGCATGGAGGAATGTGTTAAACAGCCAGACAAAGTTTTCCTTTAGTTTGTTTCGAACGAAGCCACACCCAAACTGGATGGATTGACCATGGTTATTAATTCCAATGAATGGTGCACACGGCATCTTGTACATGTTGTCATGTATGTCGTGTCAAACGACAAACAGTCATTATACTTTGCATATGCCCTGCATGATGCGCCATCTATCCAGAACAAGTTCTCAACCCTGTCCTCATCATCAAGTTTGATTCTCTAGTAGAAATATGAATCTTTGGCCCTCATCTCTTGGAAGTATGCAATTGTGCTCCCAACGTCCTTGTGGCGGTGCTCTAAGCGGAACTTAGCTCATTGATTAGCAATGTCTTGTGTCGTGTAGGGTACGTCTTTAGCGCTTCCGTAAAACCATGACATTAGCTGCATCTGCCTCGCAGTCTCAACGTTGCATCCGTGCAGAACCCTCAAGAAGTCCTGCTCCTCCTTCAGAATGTACCGATGTGATGATAAGAATTTTGTTAGGGAAGGCTTTTTGATCAGGGGGTGATTGTGGGTGTCCTCGAAACGGTCAACAGTCCACCATGCATCATCGTGGGATAGGTACATGTGCGCTTCACATTCAGTCCTAACAActttctttttttcctcttcttgACAATGCTGTCTGGGTTTTCCACATCTTGCAGCTCATCCCTGTCCTTGCGTCGTTTGCCATATTTTGTACAAACTAGTAGCACCCTACTTATAGTTCCATCAACCCTCTCTTTCTTGAATTGCTGCCTAATTGCAAAGCTAGTTCTGCGCGCGTAGGTGCTGTAGTGGTCACGTGCGCTCTCCATGGTGTCAAATTTTGTCCCTTGCAAAGGTGGCTTAGGTGTGGAATATGCCTCCATGTTGCTGCCTTCCATATTAGCATCGATCCCAGCAGATTCTGGAGTTGCTGGTTCACTTATTGTCTGCTCTCCAAGGCTCccagctcccgtgcttgcatttgtTCCAGCACTATGTGCACTTGTTCCACCACTGGGCAAGCTGTTGTTTGCGCTGATTGCCCGAGCACCTGCATTTTGGCCTGGTAGATTAGTGGAATATTACATGATAAATAACAGTTTTCCATCATGGTAGTTTTCTGAAGATTCAGTGAATGTATCTTTCTTTTTCATGCCTAAACAACCCTGGTAATTTGCATACTCTGAACCTGGTATTATGAGTGCACCAATGCTGGTAATTTACAAACCAACTTCAACAGTAAAGCATTCTTTTCTGCCTAAAAAACCTTGGTAATTTGCATCCTATGGACATGGTAATATGTGTGCACCAATGCTGGTAAGTTTCAAACCCACTTCAATAGTAAACTATTCTTTATGCCTAAAAAACCCTGGTAATTTGCATTTTCTGGACCTGGTAATATGTGTGCACCAATGCTGGTAAGTTTCAAACCCATTTTAATAGTAAACTATTCTTTATGCCTAAAAAACCCTGGTAATTTGCATTTTCTGGACCTGGTAATATGTGTGCACCAATGCTGGTAAGTTTCAAACCCACTTCAATAGTAAAGTATAAGACTGGGTTTTTCATTCCAGGATGATATGTAAACAGTAATGTTGGTAATTTTACATGTCCCCATGATGTTTGGGTATGTTGAATTGCTGATTGGTGTGCGCGCTGCATCGCCTTCTTCATGCATTCTACCCCCTCCTCCATCCTCTGCATTATATCCTCTGCTAGCATCCATTTATCTACTCCTGTTTGATTTGTTTTCACATTTGCACGTTAGTACACATTTACACGTGTTCACTATATTTTTGAAACTCATTGTTTTGTTTTACTCTTTGCATAGGAGTTTGAAGGCAAGAATCGCAGGGGTGATTGGGAAGAACACTAAACAGGAGAATTTACAGTACAACATGAGCATCTCCATTAAAAGGCAGCACTTTTCTTTATCCAATGTTAGTACTTAGCTAAAGTGGATGATAActtttactatgtacaaattgataaCTTGATTACTTCATGCAGTATAACATTCTTGTAGACTGAAAAATGTACCTTTTTTGCAATGCATCTTCCATTGTATGAGAGAATGATTTTTGTGGTCAATAAAGGTTCCTCTCTCCTTTTTTCGTCTTTATTTTTCCATGGTAGAACACAAAATCTATGTTTAGTGTAGCAGGGGAATGGGGTATTTTTTTGGGTACTCTGTTTTGTTGCATGAAGTTGGTAACAAAAACTACGGGGGGCTGGTAATTTTGCACTTAGTTGATTGGTAACTCACTGCAATAGGCAAAATTATGAGAGAAGTCTGCTTATTCTGTTTTTCTAGTGGTGAAAggatggtaatttttgcacagattGGGAGGGGGTCTGGTGGGATTGGGGTAAGTCTTTGTATTAAGcagaactttttggagatttttggaTGAGTCTTTGATTCTTACCAGGGTGAGGTGATGTTGCCTGGTGATTTCTTCGCCGTATCCCTGGTAATTTCCACCGCTCCCCTGATGATCTGCTCTTGTTTGATCCAGATCTGGAGGAGGGGTAGGTCTTTGGTGTTGATTTTGAGCAGCTGTGTAGGGGGGAGGGGCGGGTGGCTGGTGGGGAGGGTGAGAGAGGGTATACTTGCATGGAAGGTAAGGGGGGTGGGGGGAAGTTGCGATCTGGAAAGTGCGTCGTGGGGGATGGCATTTTCTGTTGGGCCTTGTACAGTGATCGGCCTGGTTAGCTGGCGGAGTGGTCGGTCTGGTTAGCTGGCGGGGTGTTTGGCCTGGTTAGCTGGCGGGTGATCGACAGGTAAGGTAAATTTTTTATCGGGCACACTGTTGCCAAATATCGCTGTCCATCTTTATAATTTATTTTCAGTTTTGTTGCTTTTCCTAacacattttttattttattttcaacaCGATGGAATCCCTCCACGGTGGTTATATTTTCATTTCCAGCTAACCGTATTTTGTACAAGTccaggaggaagaagacatgagACTTAGAACCCATGGAGATGGAGGAGAACATGACGCTCAGTCCAGCCATCCACGAGAGAGATCATTGCCTTTGTCTTCGCCTCCTTGAACAACAACTTCATTAAGTTCCTTAATGACACATTGTCAAATTCCCCCCTGTAGGGGTGCGATGGTTGATACTGAAAGTCCTGGCTTTCACAGTTGCAGCGTGCCACTGATCGATCCAGGAGAGAGTCGCTCGTCCACATCGTCAGTAATTAAATTCCTACCTTTTATTAAGGCTTGAGCACACCGTGCTCATGAACTAGCTAGGATGGTTTCAGCACCGGATGCGGTGATATCCTTACTTGTAGACAATGCAACAATTCAGCACCGAATTGGTGCCTACTTCAAGCTTTGCAACAATTAGGTATGATCACATTTGAGCTTGCATGATGGTACCGTTCTTATTCTTCAGGTTTTAGTTCCTTTCAGGTCATAGTTGGCAACATGGTTCAGGGATGCATCAGTTAAACATTTTGGGGCTACTATAGATAAGTATTTACGAAAAAGCTACAATACTCCTTCAAGTTAGATTTATACATGAACTGCAAAGAGTTTTATGAATGTATCATTACATTGTTTTGGGTTTACACATGAACTGCAAAGAGTTTTAGGAATGGATCATTATATTGTTTTGGGTTTATACATGAACTGCAAAGAGTCTTACCATGATTTCCTGTACTAAAAAGGACTGGTGCACACTTGCTTCGCTGGAAAGAGCCCCCCTGTTTTACTATCTTTGTTAAGCCCATCGAAATTGGTAAATGATTCGGTTCCTTTTCATCAACTGGAAATTATAGGTCCGTGGCAACACTGCCGGAGTGTGCGCCGCCTACACTGACCAAGAAACTTTAACAAGTATAGACCTGCCTTAAGTATGTATGTAGTCTACTTGTGCATTCATTTTCCCCTTCCCCTTGCATATGAATCCATCTGATCATGTAATTCCATCTGCATTTCAACAGGAGTAGCATATTCTGGTAGCCAAGAGCTTTTGGAAACATCAGTGATCAAAGAGGTCTCCAGCAGAGATAGCAGAGGTGCTCATGAGGAATGAAGAGACAGACATCACACTCGAAGGTCTTACTTATCCAGTTCCTCCAGGGAAAGAAAGATGGCGCTGGCAAAACAGAAAATGTGGACCAGGTGGCCAAAGAGGAAGAACAAGAGAGAAGTGATGTTCCAGACAATCAAGATCAGCAAGATAGGAGGACCAGGTGGCCAAAGAGGAAGAACAAGAGAGAAGTGATGTTCCAGACAATCAAGATCAGCAAGATAGGAGCAATGTGTATACAATGCGAATATCATACAATTAGTGCCAGGAACTTCCAGCAACAATGTATCGTTTTTCTATAACGATATCAATTTTGGTAACAATAAGGTAATCTGGTATCGTGAATTGTGATACAATTTGAGTGCATACAAACCAAGTTATGAACTGAGTAAGCTGCTATTTCAATGCACAAATACTGTTCAATATAAGCAGTCTACAAGGTTCAAATAGTCAATGTAGTCAAAACTCAAACCTAGTATATTTAAAGGAAACTTAGCATGCCTGGCTTCTATGACACATTCCAAATCAGTCTTCAGTACAAGTGTTCACCCCATTTTCTTCTCGTAGGTCATACTCGACAATTAGGCCAAGATTGTCAACAAACTTGTGATACACCTGGCACCCAGCGCACTGTGTGTGCAGTGCATGTTAGAAAGTAATGAACAGCATATCTCAGAAAATAAATGAGAATAGACATGGACTTGTTTAATATTAAAAAAAAGAGCGCGGTAGGCAGATAAGGTCAGTACTAATATAAGCAAAGCTGCTGGATGTACAATGCAATTAAATAAATACTCTGAACAATTTACCTGAAGAAAAACTGTTCCTCTTTCATAGGCCACCCTGTTTATCAAACGCTCTGTCCTTGCATCACATTTAGTACATGTAAACTTCACAAGCAAGCTTCTTCTAGGAAGCTTTATATCAAAACTAGCtccctgcaatatcagataagaaaCGTATGTTGTTTTAAAGCCATTCTAGACAACAGGTTAATCCGCAGTATGATGATTCAATTTCAAAGTGTGATTTCATACAGTACAATTTACTATTTTAGTATATAGGAGTATGGTATAATGAATATCTACATCATTAAGCTTTCAGCCTACCCAGTTCAAAAGCTATGGTTTGTGCCAAGTTTTGAAGAGTACATTGCTGCATGAGTATTATGTGGGGGCTGCATAATTAAAATGCCTAAAAGTACAAGACTGAAAGAACCCAAAAGGTACATCGTCTATGATACGTTTAGCATTTGTATTTGAACTGGAATAGGATTGCATAAGCGCATTCAACAAGTGATCTGAACCGGTGCACAAAAGGCAGGCNNNNNNNNNNNNNNNNNNNNNNNNNNNNNNNNNNNNNNNNNNNNNNNNNNNNNNNNNNNNNNNNNNNNNNNNNNNNNNNNNNNNNNNNNNNNNNNNNNNNNNNNNNNNNNNNNNNNNNNNNNNNNNNNNNNNNNNNNNNNNNNNNNNNNNNNNNNNNNNNNNNNNNNNNNNNNNNNNNNNNNNNNNNNNNNNNNNNNNNNNNNNNNNNNNNNNNNNNNNNNNNNNNNNNNNNNNNNNNNNNNNNNNNNNNNNNNNNNNNNNNNNNNNNNNNNNNNNNNNNNNNNNNNNNNNNNNNNNNNNNNNNNNNNNNNNNNNNNNNNNNNNNNNNNNNNNNNNNNNNNNNNNNNNNNNNNNNNNNNNNNNNNNNNNNNNNNNNNNNNNNNNNNNNNNNNNNNNNNNNNNNNGGGTTCTCACCGCCGGTGACGCTGCCGAGGCGTTGTCCGGACCAACCTCGCCGGAGCAGGCACAAACATACAGTCGCCTACGACGACATGAAACCCTCAGGCTCCTGCAAGGAGAGCACACAACCAACCTTATTAGCTCAGGCGTCGTTGGGGGAGCTGAATCCGACAAGGGCAAGAAGCAAGCTAGTACCTGGGAGCGGGCGTCCCGGGCATGGGATTGGAGGAGGCGACGTGAACTCGTGACGGGGGTGAGCTACGGGTGAAGGGGCTCCCCGGGaacggcagcgccgccgccgccgagcagcCGTACGCCGCAGCCGTCGTCGCCATCGGCCGGCCGGTGGCTACTGGATTGGACTGAAGATGGAGAAATAGAAAACGCGAAGTTGGACCGTTGGATTGATGATGAATGGCACAGATCGCAGTGCTGGGATCCGTAGTACACGCAAATGAGGGGAATGCTTGTATGCAAAGAGGTCCCTCGTCTTTGGTGAATTTGCTTCCGCCATCCTCCTCCTTCAAGCCACAATCACCCACCAGGCCACCACTCCCGCCTATCTCCGCACTGCTTCCCGACGGCGGCGGCGCTGCTCCAGATCTACGGCCAAGCGcaccccttcccttcccttccccaaCTACTCCCGCCGAAGGCCGCCTACGGGGCAACCCGGCCCCACATCATCGAACGggaaccggccgccgccgccgccacgcccggGGGCCGCGGGCGCACCGCCTCCGACACATCTACGGCGGGAGGAGCTCTCCCTGCCCTGCTCGCGCGCAAGCTGCAAGGTGGGTACCTCGCTGCTTCCCCTTCCCCCCAATGCCATTCCGGATGGGATGCATTATGTGCTCGCTACCACATGTTAATACATGACCATGATGCATATAATCATGTAACAAGCCTCCTGTATATCTGGCAAAACTACAAGGAAGATCAGATCCTAGTTTTGATGGCATGATTGTTCCATGATAATGATATTGTTTAACACCCAACCTATTTATTTAGTGTTGTATCCA
The sequence above is a segment of the Triticum dicoccoides isolate Atlit2015 ecotype Zavitan chromosome 1A, WEW_v2.0, whole genome shotgun sequence genome. Coding sequences within it:
- the LOC119363279 gene encoding uncharacterized protein LOC119363279; protein product: MATTAAAYGCSAAAALPFPGSPFTRSSPPSRVHVASSNPMPGTPAPRSLRVSCRRRRLYVCACSGEVGPDNASAASPAGASFDIKLPRRSLLVKFTCTKCDARTERLINRVAYERGTVFLQCAGCQVYHKFVDNLGLIVEYDLREENGVNTCTED